The Pithys albifrons albifrons isolate INPA30051 chromosome 13, PitAlb_v1, whole genome shotgun sequence genome has a segment encoding these proteins:
- the GTF2A2 gene encoding transcription initiation factor IIA subunit 2, with the protein MAYQLYRNTTLGNSLQESLDELIQSQQITPQLALQVLLQFDKAINSALAQRVRNRVNFRGSLNTYRFCDNVWTFVLNDVEFREVTELVKVDKVKIVACDGKNTGSNAAE; encoded by the exons ATGGCCTACCAGCTGTACAGGAACACCACGCTGGGCAACAGCCTCCAGGAGAGCCTGGACGAGCTCATCCAG TCACAGCAAATCACTCCTCAGTTGGCCCTTCAGGTGCTACTTCAGTTCGACAAAGCCATAAATTCGGCACTGGCACAACGAGTCAGGAACAGAGTGAATTTCAGG GGGTCTCTGAACACCTACAGGTTCTGTGACAACGTGTGGACCTTCGTGCTGAATGATGTTGAATTTAGGGAGGTCACTGAACTTGTGAAAGTGGATAAAGTGAAAATTGTAGCATGTGATGGAAAAA acACTGGTTCCAATGCTGCAGAATGA